The Congregibacter litoralis KT71 genome contains a region encoding:
- the dusA gene encoding tRNA dihydrouridine(20/20a) synthase DusA — translation MQRPPGVDTIARFRPLTEPARLTHFMFSDLPTQKEASPWRFCTAPMMDWSDRHCRYFWRLLSRRARLYTEMVTTGALIHGDRQRFLQFHEEEAPIALQLGGSNPGDLARCAKWAEDWGYDEVNLNCGCPSDRVQNGAFGACLMGEASLVRDCISAMRSACAIDVTVKHRIGIDHMESYEELCDFVGTVAEGGSEVFIVHARKAWLKGLSPKENREVPPLNYPWVYQLKEDFPELTIVMNGGIESLEDSQTHLGHVDGVMLGRSAYHNPWVLAEVDHRLFGDVKQPRYREDIIEAMLPYVEKELAHGARLNQITRHLLGLYQEVPGARRYRRLLSEQAHRPGAGADVLRAAVNEVTRLAA, via the coding sequence GTGCAACGCCCCCCGGGTGTCGATACAATTGCGCGCTTTAGGCCTCTGACGGAGCCGGCGCGTCTCACCCATTTTATGTTTTCCGATTTACCCACACAGAAAGAGGCGTCGCCCTGGCGTTTTTGCACAGCCCCCATGATGGACTGGTCTGACCGCCACTGTCGCTATTTCTGGCGTCTCCTGTCCCGCCGTGCGCGCCTGTACACCGAAATGGTCACCACGGGTGCCCTTATTCACGGCGATCGTCAGCGGTTTTTACAGTTTCACGAGGAGGAAGCACCGATAGCCCTGCAGCTGGGAGGCTCCAACCCCGGAGATCTGGCGCGCTGTGCCAAATGGGCCGAAGACTGGGGTTACGATGAGGTCAACCTCAATTGTGGCTGTCCATCGGACCGCGTGCAAAACGGGGCTTTCGGGGCCTGTCTCATGGGCGAAGCGAGCCTCGTGCGCGACTGCATATCAGCCATGCGAAGTGCCTGCGCCATCGATGTAACCGTGAAGCACCGCATTGGTATTGACCACATGGAAAGCTATGAGGAGCTCTGTGATTTTGTCGGCACCGTGGCCGAGGGCGGCTCTGAGGTCTTCATCGTTCACGCCCGCAAAGCCTGGCTCAAAGGGCTTTCCCCCAAAGAGAACCGCGAGGTCCCGCCGCTTAACTACCCCTGGGTCTATCAACTCAAGGAGGATTTCCCTGAACTGACCATTGTGATGAATGGCGGTATCGAGTCCCTGGAAGATTCCCAGACACATCTCGGCCACGTCGATGGCGTGATGCTGGGACGCAGCGCCTATCACAACCCCTGGGTGCTGGCGGAGGTAGACCATCGCCTGTTTGGAGACGTGAAACAGCCCCGCTATCGTGAGGACATCATCGAGGCGATGTTGCCCTATGTTGAGAAGGAATTAGCCCACGGCGCGCGCCTGAACCAGATTACCCGCCATTTACTCGGCCTGTATCAGGAGGTACCCGGTGCCAGGCGATACCGGCGTCTTCTCAGCGAACAGGCCCATCGCCCCGGAGCCGGCGCCGATGTGCTCCGCGCCGCCGTAAACGAAGTTACCCGGCTGGCCGCTTAG
- the nhaA gene encoding Na+/H+ antiporter NhaA, with translation MSSDDQLREKAPLEKPAEKLLAPLSQFVRSQAASGILLAIAVVLAMVMANNGFHELYETIKHLHFSISLGSTAVDMSLKHWVNDGLMVLFFFLLGLEIKRELIAGELRDVRKSSLVFFMAAGGMILPALVYLAVNGVTDAGAARGWGIPMATDTAFALGILAAMGSRVPRVAIVLLSALAILDDIGAVMVISLFYTDEVLLAPLFRAVFVLFLLLVLNLSGFRRPLPYGLLGVALWWFVLQSGVHATTAGILAAMAVPARPYGSTTWFLEKMEDIVKRFRKTHDPDQSVLEKDEHEELAEEARKVARATLTPLQRWERAMDIPVSLLIVPLFAFLNAGVLLPDDIGYLFTAPVPLAAALGLTVGKAVGISAFAWLGLKLGVARMPEELVFGHLVGLAFLAGIGFTMSLFVNSLAFEDAVSLQEDAKLGILMGSLTAAILGTSILLWLHRRGDSNDD, from the coding sequence GTGTCATCTGACGACCAACTTCGCGAAAAAGCACCCCTGGAGAAACCGGCAGAAAAGCTCCTGGCCCCCCTGAGCCAGTTTGTTCGCAGCCAGGCCGCCAGCGGCATCCTCCTCGCCATCGCCGTTGTGTTGGCTATGGTGATGGCGAACAACGGGTTTCACGAGCTCTACGAAACCATCAAGCACCTGCATTTCAGCATTTCCCTGGGATCCACAGCGGTCGATATGTCCCTGAAACACTGGGTCAACGACGGCTTGATGGTGCTGTTTTTCTTCCTCCTGGGTCTGGAAATCAAGCGCGAACTCATTGCCGGGGAACTCCGGGACGTGCGCAAGTCCAGCCTGGTGTTTTTTATGGCCGCCGGCGGCATGATTCTCCCGGCCCTCGTGTACCTTGCGGTGAACGGGGTAACCGACGCAGGTGCGGCACGGGGCTGGGGCATTCCCATGGCAACGGATACTGCGTTTGCCCTGGGAATTCTCGCCGCCATGGGCAGTCGTGTTCCCCGGGTTGCCATCGTACTGTTGTCTGCGCTGGCGATTCTCGACGACATCGGCGCGGTTATGGTAATCAGCCTCTTCTACACCGACGAGGTGCTCCTCGCCCCGCTCTTCAGGGCCGTGTTTGTTCTGTTTTTGCTGTTAGTTCTCAATTTATCCGGCTTTCGACGACCATTGCCCTACGGCCTCCTCGGCGTCGCCCTTTGGTGGTTTGTGCTTCAGTCCGGCGTTCACGCAACCACCGCCGGCATCCTGGCCGCCATGGCCGTACCGGCCCGCCCCTACGGCAGCACCACCTGGTTCCTTGAAAAAATGGAGGACATCGTTAAACGCTTTCGCAAAACCCACGACCCGGATCAGAGCGTGCTGGAAAAAGACGAGCACGAGGAACTGGCCGAGGAAGCCCGTAAAGTGGCGCGCGCCACCCTGACGCCGTTGCAACGCTGGGAGCGGGCAATGGATATCCCCGTGAGTCTGCTGATCGTGCCTTTGTTTGCGTTCCTGAATGCGGGCGTACTCCTACCCGATGATATCGGCTACCTGTTTACGGCACCCGTGCCCCTGGCGGCGGCCTTAGGTCTTACCGTTGGTAAAGCCGTCGGCATCAGCGCCTTTGCATGGCTGGGACTGAAGCTTGGCGTTGCCCGCATGCCCGAGGAGCTCGTTTTCGGGCATCTTGTGGGCCTGGCGTTTCTCGCGGGTATCGGCTTCACCATGTCGCTCTTCGTCAACTCGCTGGCGTTTGAGGACGCGGTTTCCCTGCAGGAAGACGCCAAGCTGGGAATTCTCATGGGCTCCCTGACCGCGGCTATTCTCGGCACCTCCATACTGCTGTGGCTACACCGACGGGGCGATAGCAATGACGACTGA
- a CDS encoding DUF2254 domain-containing protein has translation MATTNQSLHSTVLKRHLEWLKTSIWLIPTLLSFLAIALAVVALSIDRNFGDLAIASPDFGMDVEATRNLMGVLASAFVSVGGISFSVTMVALTLTSGQYGPKVLRHFLENTRNKVSLGLFFGTAVYALAVSISLHPGDKARLSVFLALALAMAALIEFIGFIHRTAIDLQADQLIQRLGKQLRQDMCRLCDNEDMPERESTTLSFRKATSGMSKETLYAVDEGYIQTVDYTGLVDELRRYKALAILRARPGDFVIPGSDLLYVWSEGGIDLADAGAPLRNQITTGPLRTPIQDPEFPITQIQQIAARALSTGINDPGTAITCIDWLTLALSEVVDADLPGSVVLGPDKEPRLLLRPVDFAYLVKLVYAPMRQSSSDDLQVSLRLMQSLIRLAALTQRRDRLSLLRAEGERIWAQIDSAVHASHDLLPIKQSLQRLRAGTNEAASKISA, from the coding sequence ATGGCAACAACAAACCAGTCTCTTCATTCTACGGTGCTAAAACGCCACCTCGAGTGGCTTAAAACCAGCATCTGGCTGATTCCCACCCTGCTGTCGTTTCTGGCCATTGCCCTCGCGGTTGTTGCTTTGAGCATCGACAGAAACTTTGGTGATCTGGCGATTGCGTCTCCGGATTTCGGGATGGATGTGGAGGCGACCCGTAATTTAATGGGTGTGCTTGCCTCAGCGTTCGTCAGCGTTGGAGGCATCTCTTTCTCGGTAACCATGGTCGCCCTCACCCTGACCTCGGGTCAGTACGGTCCCAAGGTTCTTCGACACTTTCTGGAAAATACTCGAAACAAAGTCTCTCTGGGGCTTTTCTTTGGGACCGCAGTCTACGCTCTCGCGGTCTCCATCAGCCTTCATCCCGGCGATAAAGCGCGGCTGTCAGTGTTTCTGGCCCTCGCGTTGGCCATGGCAGCCCTCATCGAGTTTATTGGCTTTATTCATCGCACGGCCATTGATCTTCAGGCGGATCAGCTGATTCAGCGTCTGGGGAAGCAGCTGCGGCAGGACATGTGCCGCCTTTGCGATAACGAGGACATGCCGGAGCGGGAGTCGACGACGCTATCGTTTCGCAAGGCGACGTCCGGAATGTCAAAGGAGACCCTTTACGCTGTCGATGAGGGCTATATTCAGACCGTTGATTACACCGGGCTCGTGGATGAACTGCGACGTTACAAGGCCCTCGCTATTCTCCGTGCCCGCCCCGGAGACTTTGTTATCCCGGGCTCTGATTTATTATATGTATGGTCAGAAGGCGGTATTGATCTCGCTGACGCGGGGGCGCCCTTACGCAATCAAATCACCACGGGCCCCCTACGAACGCCCATTCAGGATCCGGAATTTCCCATCACGCAGATCCAGCAGATAGCGGCCCGGGCCCTGTCGACAGGGATCAACGATCCGGGCACCGCCATTACCTGCATCGACTGGCTGACCCTGGCCTTGTCGGAGGTGGTGGATGCTGATTTGCCGGGGAGCGTGGTACTGGGGCCGGACAAAGAACCGCGTTTGCTACTGCGCCCCGTGGATTTTGCCTATCTCGTCAAACTGGTCTACGCCCCGATGCGGCAGTCGAGCTCCGATGACCTACAGGTCAGCCTCCGGCTCATGCAATCGCTTATCCGATTGGCGGCCCTTACTCAGCGCCGGGATCGTCTCTCCTTGCTGCGAGCTGAAGGCGAGCGCATATGGGCGCAGATTGATAGCGCGGTTCACGCATCCCACGATCTTTTGCCGATTAAACAAAGCCTTCAGCGTCTGCGGGCGGGAACCAACGAGGCAGCCTCGAAGATCAGCGCCTGA